The genomic interval GCTGTGCTCGGTCGGGCGGGCAGCGTGGTCGGCTATAGAGGATTGGCCTGGATCTCGTTATTTTGTCTCTTATCTAGGTTAGTGGGAGACACTGATGCAGTTCAGTAGTGATTAAGATCCCACAGGGCTTTCGACTGTGTGGAAGCAGCCTTAAGTGCTTGTCCATACTCTACAACACCAGCTGTAAAATGATGGCCTGGCAACATCGCTTGGGATAGAAAATGATCAGTTGTTACTATAGTGGCAGTAGGGGTGTACTCTGAAATGTTTAGAACACGAGCGGATGGCAGTCATGCCTTTTGCTGCTAGCATGTCTGTGTCACAGCATTGTAATTTAGAACCAACAGCTGCACAtggtgtgtctatgtgtgtgcatTCATGGACACCGTGACTCGCACATGATGGACTTTTTCTTTCCCAAATAGCATGTGACTTTGTATTTAGGGCAGTATTTACAGGCCGAGAGCCAAAGTGTCCGAGGCTGGATTTACAAAGGATAATTCAAGTGACACAATTCAGGTTTTTTTGCTCTCAAATGACATAACTGTTGTGATTTGAATTGACGTTATGAAGGCATTATAAGGCAATGCACAACACACATGGGTGGCTATAATCAAATTGAATACAAAATGTCTCctcaaaatagaaacatttgataCGGATCATGTACCGGATGTACGAATACCATAAATCCAATATAACCTCTCAATGCAGGCAGAACATAATAAAACTGGTTCATATTGGGTATGTCTCACTGTCAGTCCAGAGCATTCCAGAGAGGTTATACcctattttcttgcatatacgccatgtttgtaactttaaaaaattatgactgaatcaagggcacggcttatatgtgcacaagacttacagtttctatattctttttcaccagcagatgtcggcaaattaacatttactatttgttggttattttctgttttgcagtaagaaaacaaccactactggatgaattactaacttccttatgataatgtgcttttgattcatgcagTATCACAGAAATATCACATgcaaggatttttcttaagattttcccttcaaagtaacacatttgtactcccaattaaaaccacgaatatgtaggtgaaaattgtgaatagggggtggcttatatgcgagagactgtaaaattcaacgattttaaggaaattttaagggtgcggcttatacccgGGGGTgatttatatgcgagaaaatatggtaaatgtgACATTGTTGGTTACATGGCATAATTTTTCTCTCggacttttaaaatgtattttacttggTGCTTGGACTTCTGCCAGATCTTTAATAAAAGCAAGGCATTTTGACCAGACAGGAAGGTTTGGTGAAATGTGATTACTTAAAGTTGGCACCACAACTGTGTTACACCCAGtggtcataaaaaataaatttaagcaGAATTGCAAGCCACGGATAGCAAGATCATTACTGTATATTATTCTCAAAGTACTCAAATGTAATCAAAACATTGTGAAGTCACTTTCATATTAAAGCAAGACCATGGCTCTACTTGATATTTGTCCATCTGCCCACAACTATGACTTGATTCTGCTAGCATCATGCTTCAATATGAAGAAACCTCTTCAAACAAGATGTTATCGTACGGataaataggcttaaggacagttttttcccagatccatcaggactctaaacttgcggtaacacgacacacaatcctttctgcgtaataactttggggtgaggtaatatgaaaagacgttgggcggtgatctgcctcctactggctgactgaagttaagtgaaagacagtgagaggtaagtgatccgctcggggggtgatgcgatgtattcatcacggcagaatgccaaattacaagtccgaaATTTTCACTtgtttgggtcttttgccgggaaaatgcaccttatggagaagcactaccaatttcgtcaaaCGCaatttctgggtatgatgacaattaggcttttgtcgagtcaatgatgatgacaaagcctatgttcgattattattattattatcctgTTTTTATAGTGGACTTCTGGACCAACAAATTAAGCAAGCGTGAAATGTAGaggaaaataaagtaaaaaatactGCTATTATTTCTATCAAAACAGGAGAACATATTTGAACACGTTCCTACGGAGGCATGCGTGCGTTGACACTTAAGTTAAGAAGGAAAACCATGGTCACCAATACCAAAGATAATGcactaaaactgttttttttagttctgaTAAATCCAATCCAGTTATATTCTGTGGAATGACAGTCATAAACATCTGTTTGTGTCACTAAGGTGCTTTTTATGATTTTTACTTACCAGCTAGTGTGCGGGGTATTTTGAGGAGTGAGTCATGAACCAGAGGATCATCTGCAGCATTGACGAGCAGCAGTGGTACATTTACCTATGGAATAATAATTACAGTTAAAACAGATGAAAGTTACAGGAAGAAAAGTGAAATTGTTGGCGAGCTGCTCTTATCTTACGTTGTGAATATAATGAACGCAACTTTCTTTCTCGTAATACTCTTTGAGAGAGCTGTGTCCATGGAATTTCCTTTTGAAAGAAACAGGCAACACAATTGATCCAATTTAAGAAACGTGAATATATTCAGAATCAAAGACTAGAATTACAAGAACACAAACCAACACACAACAAATTGGACAGCAAGTGTTCaggattttattatatttattacatCATTTTTTAACCCTAGGAGGTCATCATGAAGTCATGTCATAAATCaagataaaaaaacatgtgcacGTGGACCAGTCTGGGAGGTAAAACCTTCATTACTCTGACttgcttttgtttatttatttagatttgaGAATTGGTTCCCAGTCATTTAAATGCACCGAATCATTTGTTTACTTACTTGAGTAATAATGAGAACAAATTAAACATTAATTTCTGATACATTGTAAATGAGTGAGCTAGAATATGCAATTTGGTTGTAAATCTTTCCAAAATGTTGTGAAGTCACAAAGGATCTAAGATTTTTATCTAAGAAAATTATTAGTCACTTGACAAGATCTCCAAGCTCTCTTCTGTTCCTtttgataattattttttattaatgttattattacggttattattattattattaatattattatttgagAACTTTCCAGACAGAATGTTgggcttttttttgcttgtcacTGCTTATTTAACTTATCAGAACATATTTATTGGTGATCATATgcgtttttttctcttgtttttgtatttatctGGATAATGAACAAtagaatatattttcttttgttaaatTATGATCTTCCATATTAATCTAAAGATTGTGAAGACAGTTTGTCGGTTATTAGCCTCAGTGCATACCGCGCCAATACAAGCTCTGAGGAAGGATtgcagaaaaatattttgcaagaccaaacaattgattagGGAATAATTACGGAATTACAATCTCCTCTTTTTCTAAACTTTTGTCAATTAACAATGTTACGTAAGGGAATGTGTGTCATTCAAACACCAAAACTGGCTATCTTAATGTACCTCATGATATTGTCGTCGATCTGCATGAGGGACGTTGCCGTGTATAGCCGACCAAGATCTCCTTCTATCATTTTAACAGAGTTTCCAGCGAATAGGCTGTGCCTGGAGGATTcagaaattaaaatacattaattcaAAAGGTTCAGCCTTTttgtaatttgaaaataatttattatgaCGATATACTCTGTTCTCGCCGATAGGTTAATTTCgatccaaatcaaatcattattgAAGAGTATGACATACAAAGTCACTTAAGGGTGTGTTACCTGTGAGAAAGGATTATTTTCTTCATGTTGTCAGCCATGAGAAAATTATAAAAGCGCCTGAACTGATCCCACTGTAGGAATGTTTCCTGCGCCCTGAGAGACAAAAAGTCAGAAAGTCGGCTTAGTGCTTACAGTACCACTCAGCATTCCAAACACAGGATGTCATATGTAATCCATTGGACGAAAACTCATGACAGGGAGGGAGTGTGTGAGGCATCACCTAGCATCTGATTGGCCGAGATGTTGACACAGAAAACTTAGAATGAAATCAAAATTATGGTTTAACTGATGAAAAACAATGTAGCTTTACACACCAAAAAAGGATTAGAGTAATCATAATTACTAGTAATGTGAGTAAGTGTATATAAAGGAGTGAGATAGAATGCAATCATATTTAATCCAGATATaagaccatttttttctgaatcaTGCAATGAAACTTCCACTCACCGAAGAGCACTGTAACCTTGACAGACGCTGACACAGCAAAGCACTCGCTCCTGGTTGGACATGTTCTCACCCAGGAATTTGCAAACTATGTTTCCACCCAGGCTAAATCCCACCACTATCAAATGGGTTTGAGGATATGCCCGCTTGATGTACCCAACCATGGCGGCAAACTCCCACGTGCAGCCTGTGCGAATACAGTGAATTACTCATTAGCATTTTTCAAGACCGTCAACCGTGTTGCTTTACTGAAACGACAAACATCATTACTTGCCATAAGTAAACATGCGTGGCGAAGTGAGCTCGATGTTGGGTAGAGCGCCGAGGTGATTCAGCACAGCGCAACGGTAACCGTCCTTCTGGGCGTAATCCACAAAAGTCCGAATATAATGCTTCTCACTGTGGTTACCGATACCAGGGCATATCACCATGGTGATGTCATCTAGTGAAAAAGGGATGAGTATGTCACAAGCCAGAGATTTTGCATTATATTACTACTGCGCACCGAATCCAAGCACGTCAAGTTGATTTTTAGCATTTAGAATTTaaagcaaaacattttcagtAGATATAGAAAAGGAACTCTtgtgaaataaaaatgcaatttaatcatatataaaaatattaaaaatagtatatgtacatacatagttattattattattatttatttatgtatttattttgatataacttcttttttttcactaatctaaatacatttttttttcgtttgagAGGGGACTTTTTGTACACTTTTTGCACTTATTTAAACTCCACTTTAGTTTTCTTGTggtgaaacattatttttgttgaaatgtTATGTCCTTGGAGGCATTGCTAAACGGACAGATCCAAAATCTCTTTAGTTGCAGCTTTTCAGTGACACCAAAAAACCTTTGAAATAGAATTTTAATTTGGATGTGGGTTCATAATCTCCTACGCCCACAAGTCTCTCTGAAGAAATGTAACCCCACCATCTGCCGTAATTAATGAGAACAAATCAGGACTGTCTTAACTGGACATTAAAAGGAATATCTTCAAGTCCCCTCCATGCATATGTAAGTATTCAGATATTCTGTGAGTTGGAGAGTAATTGATCTAGAAATTAGTCTGATGAACTCCAACTATTACATTTACGGGCAACATTGCTTATAAAATAGAATATAacagttttaaaatgatttcaggAAGACATTTTGGTTTAGTTTACCTCCTGTTCGATGGTCCCCCATTGGTtcaaaaaggtcaaaggtcGCAGTGGCCCCATCCTGCATGGGCAAGTACTTCCTGATCCCACTGGGATGAGGTGCGCTCACCCGACCGAGTTTCCCATATAAGGCTGTTTGGAGGTGACCACTCTTGCCCCACAGCAGTGGAGGAATATAcctgaacaacacaaaattgATTAACAACTTCCtttagaaaaacaaatgatagaTTTGGATTGATGGTTTGCGTGCAAGGCCATACAGTAGGCTTTTTAGCGACTACCTCAGAAGATTATGCAATCAGCCATTGAAGTGACATGAATGTTTAATCTGGCAGCGGTGCTACAGTTTGTTGTTTCAAGTTACTCAGTGGGCGTGCTTAACATTCCAGCGACACCTTTGAAGTCCTGAGTTATGAAATACGCTGCTGAAACAGCTGCTTATAACTCAGATGGCTTTAGTAGAATCTCATCGAAAAGGTGATTTCCCTCACATAATATCTCCGTAGTTTATCCAAACCTTGTTTATTAGCTCAGTTTTAAGGAGCAAACACACAAATCAATGCAACACACATTGGCAATATTTTCTTAAGAATACGGTGATGGCCATTAACAACTTCTGACACTGTGATTACAAGTTCCACATATCTTAAAGCGGATAAGTCTCGGTGTATACAGTTCATAGTGACGCCACATATTACACAAGGCCTTTAACCTTGCCCCTGTCTCGTCTCTGGCTTCAACATTTACTGCACCTTGAAACAACACTGTTACATAAGAGCGCATGCAGTCACTCCAATTAGGTAACGTGATCACCTCTGTCAATTGTTCTTAGCATAAGTGGATATTAACCACACCTATCTAGAGGGTGCAGAGCAGCATTAATCTAATACAAGAGATGGTTCACCTATGAGGGGGAGGATGTACGTCACCAAATTTATGACATATcgtttctttaaagaacgaCAATAGCATATTTACCGGTATTACATAGTCCTGCCCAAATACATTCAATTCAAGGTCCTACAATCGCTTTAACAAACTTTTTTGCCGAACTCAATCAAAAATACAAAggagttttaatgtttttctaaGTTTTGTTGCTGGAACACTTCAgacatttgaattaaaaactgcCAAATCCCATATCTAAAATGTGAGGATTTTAATTGAGGTTTTGCTTGATTTGGTTGAGTTCTTTCTTAAACAATCGATGTATCGATCCATATCAACCTATTATTACCCTGCAATAGCTGGACATTGTTACTTGTTAAAGCCGCTCTTTACAGTAGCTCccaaacagtgttttttttttttaatctcaaagAAGTTTAAGtatctaaaccaagggtgtcagactcgggttggttcgcgggccgctttaacgtcaacttgatttcacgcgggccggaccattttagatataatatttagatatttgtatatataaatggattaaaagaactggattaaaaaccctgaatattcagtttttttatagatctaaaacaatgtttattttagctttttttaaatatatttttagattttacaaaatgatttttgaactaaaaacacagaaaaaatggatttaaaaattacaattattgatttaaaagggggaaaatcaggaaatttaatatacatctatactcttcattttaatttgatcctgaaacagaaagtcggcactcatgatttactttcccgggccacacaaaatgatgtggcgggccagatttggcccccgggccaccactttgacacatgtgatctaaactAAAACATAGCATCAAGATGCACTTGATGTTATTTGTTGACGTAGCAACAGTCCAAACTATGTCAGTTCTCACGCATAGAACACAACATTACTCCTCTTGTTGATCCTGATGACTTCTCCGCACTGGTATTTttcttgcacacaaaaaaatagggtGTCATAAATGTTGAAATCATATCATGCATTGGGTCAAGATGACTGATAATAAATGATATCTACTCACCCGTAGCAATTAACATTCAACAAAATGACAAGCAAAGGGGTCCATAAGTACAGGTTACATAATCAGACCCTCGTGATTGACTCTACTAAAGATCTAAGATTTCCTCAGGAACAATAGAAGAGGATGCTGCTCTCAAAGTTTAAtggtaaaaaatatttcttcatcAGACTTCAAGAAAGTCTTCAGAAATTAACAGTAACTTAGGAGTACTAtataacatatttaaatgttctttcACTTTTCTATGAATTTTCTGTGTATTATTTTAGACAGTGATTTcatgatttttaaaatcatgaaGCCACCACCGCTGAAGTCAAGCGGCCCTTAAAAACACTGACGACTCGAAAAGTGCAATTATCACTTGACTACGGTTGCAAAAATATCGACATTTTAATAGCAATGTCACAAATGATAGACAACTCACTCTTTGGTCAGCTGAGAACAGGAC from Stigmatopora argus isolate UIUO_Sarg chromosome 2, RoL_Sarg_1.0, whole genome shotgun sequence carries:
- the LOC144066621 gene encoding monoacylglycerol lipase ABHD2 gives rise to the protein MSTHNSDVHTISPELPAMFDGMKMAAVATVLYVIVRCLNLKSPTAPPDLTYQDTPLNHFLLKSCSQLTKEYIPPLLWGKSGHLQTALYGKLGRVSAPHPSGIRKYLPMQDGATATFDLFEPMGDHRTGDDITMVICPGIGNHSEKHYIRTFVDYAQKDGYRCAVLNHLGALPNIELTSPRMFTYGCTWEFAAMVGYIKRAYPQTHLIVVGFSLGGNIVCKFLGENMSNQERVLCCVSVCQGYSALRAQETFLQWDQFRRFYNFLMADNMKKIILSHRHSLFAGNSVKMIEGDLGRLYTATSLMQIDDNIMRKFHGHSSLKEYYEKESCVHYIHNVNVPLLLVNAADDPLVHDSLLKIPRTLAEKKPNVIFALTLHGGHLGFFKGAVLFPKPLTWMDKVIVGYANAICQWQKQKPPCQSDPLSESSCTKEKC